A region from the Simiduia sp. 21SJ11W-1 genome encodes:
- the hisC gene encoding histidinol-phosphate transaminase: protein MTDTRRLWSNAVTRLEPYVPGEQPKAQRLIKLNTNENAFPPSSAVHQALTAGEVDRLRLYPDPNSQALVDTIAAHFGVEANQVFVGNGSDEVLAHAFYAFFQQPEPLLYPDISYSFYPVYCNLYGIAANPIPLREDFSLVLNDYSTPNGGIIFPNPNAPTGMALGLAEIRALLVRNRDSVVLVDEAYVDFGAESAVSLINEFDNLLVVQTTSKSRSLAGLRLGYALGNPGLIEALVRVKNSFNSYPIDRLAEVAAVAAFKDDEYFKYTCQQVINTRAYTVAELQQLDFELLPSKANFVFAKPTRQSAKAVFEALRARSIIVRYFDKPRIGDYLRISIGAQSDMEALISALKEILATN from the coding sequence ATGACCGATACCCGCAGACTCTGGAGCAACGCCGTTACCCGCTTGGAGCCCTATGTGCCAGGCGAGCAACCCAAGGCGCAAAGGCTTATCAAGCTCAATACCAATGAAAACGCCTTCCCGCCATCATCGGCGGTGCATCAGGCGTTGACTGCCGGTGAAGTGGATCGGTTGCGCTTGTACCCGGATCCAAACTCGCAAGCGCTGGTAGATACCATTGCTGCGCATTTTGGCGTTGAGGCCAATCAGGTATTTGTGGGCAATGGCTCGGATGAAGTATTGGCGCACGCGTTTTACGCCTTTTTCCAACAGCCAGAGCCCTTGTTGTACCCGGACATCAGCTACAGCTTTTACCCTGTGTACTGCAATTTATACGGTATTGCCGCTAATCCCATTCCCCTGCGTGAAGATTTCAGCCTGGTGCTGAACGATTACAGCACACCCAACGGCGGCATTATTTTCCCAAACCCCAATGCACCCACGGGCATGGCGCTGGGCCTTGCGGAAATCCGCGCATTACTTGTGCGCAATCGCGATTCGGTGGTGCTGGTAGATGAGGCCTATGTGGATTTCGGCGCGGAATCGGCGGTGTCGCTCATTAACGAATTCGATAACCTGCTGGTGGTGCAAACCACGTCAAAATCCCGCTCGCTGGCGGGTTTGCGTCTGGGCTATGCCCTTGGTAACCCGGGGCTGATTGAAGCGCTGGTGCGGGTAAAAAACAGCTTTAATTCCTACCCCATAGACCGGTTGGCCGAAGTGGCCGCCGTGGCTGCGTTTAAAGATGACGAATACTTTAAATACACTTGCCAACAGGTGATCAACACGCGCGCCTACACCGTGGCCGAACTGCAGCAGCTGGATTTTGAACTGCTGCCCTCAAAGGCCAATTTTGTGTTTGCCAAACCCACGCGCCAGAGTGCCAAGGCCGTGTTTGAAGCACTGCGCGCGCGTTCAATTATTGTGCGCTACTTCGATAAACCCCGCATTGGTGATTACCTGCGCATCAGCATTGGCGCACAATCGGATATGGAGGCGTTAATCAGCGCCCTTAAGGAAATATTGGCCACAAACTAG
- a CDS encoding ATP-binding protein, with amino-acid sequence MNARSSSGIDWSTSVAAVWRARRNILRPVARLDAITLDDLLGIERQKCALVANTERFVKGAPCNNALLWGARGTGKSSLIKALLNGFAGRGLRVIEVDKDDLADLPDIVDDLRELPQRFIIFCDDLSFDAGESGYKHLKSVLEGSIELPPENVLIYATSNRRHLMPEHSEDNRAVAIHGGELHLGDAIEEKLSLADRFGLQLSFYPIGWDDYFAVVDHLFDVRGQKISQSARDALHQKARQFALDRASHSARVAKQFWQAEAGADK; translated from the coding sequence ATGAACGCAAGGTCTAGTTCCGGTATTGATTGGTCAACCAGTGTTGCCGCCGTGTGGCGCGCGCGGCGCAACATCTTGCGCCCTGTGGCCAGGCTGGATGCCATCACACTGGACGACCTGCTCGGCATTGAAAGGCAAAAGTGTGCACTGGTGGCCAACACCGAGCGCTTTGTGAAGGGTGCGCCTTGCAACAATGCGCTGTTGTGGGGCGCGCGCGGCACCGGCAAATCGAGCTTGATTAAAGCCTTGCTCAATGGTTTTGCAGGCCGTGGCCTGCGGGTAATAGAGGTTGATAAAGACGACCTTGCAGATTTGCCCGATATTGTTGATGACCTGCGTGAATTGCCCCAGCGCTTTATAATTTTTTGCGATGATCTCTCTTTTGACGCAGGCGAGAGCGGCTACAAACATTTAAAAAGTGTGCTTGAGGGCTCCATTGAACTGCCGCCGGAAAATGTGTTGATCTACGCTACCAGCAATCGACGCCATTTAATGCCAGAGCACAGTGAAGATAATCGCGCAGTGGCCATTCACGGTGGCGAGCTGCACTTGGGCGATGCCATTGAAGAAAAGCTGTCGTTAGCTGATCGCTTCGGGCTACAGCTCAGTTTTTACCCGATTGGTTGGGATGACTATTTTGCCGTGGTAGACCACCTGTTTGATGTGCGCGGCCAAAAAATTTCGCAAAGCGCGCGCGATGCGCTACACCAAAAAGCGCGCCAGTTTGCACTCGATAGGGCGTCTCACAGTGCCCGGGTTGCCAAGCAATTCTGGCAGGCAGAGGCAGGCGCTGATAAATAG
- a CDS encoding DASS family sodium-coupled anion symporter, which yields MAHFRTQLLWLAPLLGLAVGYVMHLYGWQNTACMTAGLTVVCGLWWVFEPIPIPITSLIPLGLFPLLGILDGKQVAAAYGSPLILLLAGGAMLSKAMEKSGAHQRLAMAMVRLCGGRSYRRLVFGFMLASALLSMWISNTATVLMLLPVALAVIERAHDKQFSIPLLLGIAYAGSIGGLGTPIGTPPNVIFLQVYADNTGNHISFLGWMMMALPVVALLLPAAAWWLMRNLSKGSQLSLPATEAWRPAEKRVLWVFALTALAWMTLTEPAGGWRAWLDVPTANYAAVAFAAVIVLAMLPDGEGGRLLDWEHASQIHWGVLILFAGGIALASAFTATGLSAAIGAKLGALAHLPVWLLILCVALTVTFLTEITSNTATTTLLMPILAAAAIGAQVDPLLLMLPAALSASCAFMLPVATAPNAIVFGTGEVSVARMAREGLIINLMGALIITCVLSAMHTA from the coding sequence ATGGCGCACTTTCGAACACAACTGTTATGGCTGGCCCCGCTGCTTGGCCTGGCTGTGGGTTATGTCATGCATTTATATGGCTGGCAAAACACCGCCTGTATGACCGCAGGCCTGACGGTAGTGTGCGGCTTGTGGTGGGTGTTTGAGCCCATACCTATTCCCATTACCTCGCTGATACCGCTGGGGTTGTTTCCACTGTTGGGCATATTAGATGGCAAGCAAGTGGCCGCAGCCTATGGCTCGCCGCTGATACTTTTGTTAGCAGGCGGTGCCATGCTATCCAAAGCCATGGAAAAAAGCGGTGCCCACCAACGCCTGGCGATGGCCATGGTGCGTTTGTGTGGCGGGCGCAGTTATCGGCGTTTGGTGTTCGGCTTTATGTTGGCAAGCGCACTGCTTTCCATGTGGATTTCCAACACCGCCACGGTACTGATGCTATTGCCCGTGGCACTGGCGGTGATAGAGCGCGCGCACGATAAGCAGTTTTCAATTCCGCTGCTGTTGGGCATTGCCTACGCCGGCAGTATTGGCGGCTTGGGCACACCCATTGGCACGCCGCCCAATGTGATTTTTCTGCAGGTTTATGCCGATAACACCGGCAATCACATTTCATTTTTGGGCTGGATGATGATGGCACTGCCCGTGGTGGCCTTGCTCTTGCCGGCTGCTGCCTGGTGGCTAATGCGCAATTTATCCAAGGGCAGCCAGCTCAGTTTGCCGGCCACCGAGGCCTGGCGCCCGGCAGAAAAGCGTGTGCTGTGGGTGTTTGCGCTAACGGCACTTGCGTGGATGACTCTCACAGAACCTGCCGGCGGCTGGCGCGCCTGGCTGGATGTGCCCACCGCCAATTACGCCGCGGTGGCATTTGCGGCCGTGATTGTATTGGCCATGCTGCCAGACGGGGAGGGCGGGCGGCTATTGGATTGGGAGCACGCAAGCCAAATTCATTGGGGCGTATTAATTTTATTTGCTGGCGGTATCGCACTGGCCAGCGCCTTCACTGCAACGGGTTTGTCTGCCGCCATTGGTGCAAAGCTGGGCGCCTTGGCCCACTTGCCTGTATGGCTGTTAATTTTGTGTGTGGCGCTCACGGTGACATTTCTGACAGAAATCACCAGCAACACCGCAACCACCACGCTGCTAATGCCCATACTGGCCGCCGCCGCCATTGGCGCACAGGTTGATCCGTTATTGTTGATGTTGCCTGCGGCATTGTCGGCCAGCTGTGCGTTTATGTTGCCAGTGGCAACAGCGCCCAACGCCATTGTGTTTGGCACAGGAGAGGTGAGTGTGGCGCGCATGGCGCGCGAAGGCCTCATTATTAATTTAATGGGTGCACTGATTATCACCTGTGTGCTGAGTGCAATGCATACCGCGTGA
- a CDS encoding DUF2141 domain-containing protein → MFVAATLYTPFARAELALEFVGVTAGKGQVMVSIWGSKDTYFKQAAWRAVYPVPPVLALDGRFSITITEPLPPELAVSVFYDANANNTLDTHWFGLPAEAVGSSNNVQGRFGPPAFKDAKVAYSGAPQSLVIHLNKLLSD, encoded by the coding sequence TTGTTTGTAGCAGCAACGCTCTACACACCCTTTGCCCGGGCTGAATTAGCCCTTGAATTTGTGGGTGTCACGGCCGGTAAGGGGCAGGTGATGGTAAGTATTTGGGGCTCTAAGGATACCTATTTCAAGCAAGCCGCCTGGCGGGCAGTTTATCCCGTGCCGCCGGTACTTGCCCTGGACGGGCGATTTTCCATCACCATAACCGAGCCCTTGCCGCCTGAATTGGCGGTAAGCGTGTTTTATGATGCGAACGCTAACAACACCCTTGATACCCACTGGTTTGGCCTGCCTGCGGAAGCCGTTGGCAGTAGCAACAATGTGCAAGGCAGATTTGGCCCGCCCGCGTTTAAAGATGCCAAGGTTGCCTATTCCGGCGCGCCGCAATCATTGGTAATACATTTAAACAAGCTGCTGTCAGACTAG
- a CDS encoding DUF3224 domain-containing protein — translation MKEVSGEFSVELVPQMDDPVPVGRVLIEKQYSGALIGCGKGQMLSKRTEDGAAGYVALEEFEGRLDGREGSFTLMHLGIMYGGESELNVQVVPGSGTGALAGIRGVLHIDIESGKHRYRFVYEG, via the coding sequence ATGAAAGAAGTCAGTGGTGAATTTTCAGTTGAGCTTGTGCCACAAATGGATGACCCGGTGCCGGTGGGGCGCGTGTTAATTGAAAAGCAATACTCGGGCGCGCTGATCGGTTGCGGCAAGGGCCAGATGCTCAGCAAGCGAACCGAAGATGGCGCTGCAGGCTATGTGGCTCTGGAGGAGTTCGAGGGCAGGCTTGACGGGCGTGAGGGCAGCTTTACCTTGATGCACTTGGGCATTATGTACGGCGGTGAATCTGAACTTAATGTGCAAGTGGTGCCCGGTTCAGGCACAGGTGCGCTGGCAGGCATTCGCGGCGTGCTGCACATAGATATTGAAAGCGGCAAGCACCGCTACCGGTTTGTTTACGAAGGCTAA
- a CDS encoding anti-sigma factor: MNITDETLSAFLDAELAPDEMETVRARIADDETLANRLAELASAETLVRETYSAIDETPMPAAITEAIANAARQTAEAPTQTKARVLRFPTFGRQHLAMAASIAFAVGFGLSHLLDTQQAGTSASWHTVAQALETTPSGSTLALGKSTAVTPRVTFTNAQGLVCRQYQVETAHNNTQAVACRGANEWHKVAAMTTEAAEPGTQYQTASGTNPINLVVDQMAVGPFLNQTQEADAIANQWQLAQ, encoded by the coding sequence ATGAACATTACCGATGAAACCCTGTCTGCCTTTTTGGATGCAGAACTTGCACCTGATGAGATGGAAACCGTGCGTGCACGCATTGCCGACGACGAAACCCTGGCCAACCGGCTGGCGGAACTGGCCAGTGCCGAAACCTTGGTGCGCGAAACCTACAGCGCAATAGACGAAACCCCTATGCCCGCAGCCATCACAGAGGCAATTGCAAACGCCGCGCGCCAAACCGCCGAGGCCCCCACGCAAACCAAAGCCCGGGTACTGCGCTTTCCCACCTTTGGCCGCCAGCATTTGGCCATGGCCGCCAGCATCGCCTTTGCCGTGGGCTTTGGCCTGAGCCACTTGCTAGACACACAACAGGCAGGCACCAGTGCCAGCTGGCACACCGTCGCCCAGGCCCTTGAAACCACGCCCAGTGGCAGCACCCTGGCACTCGGCAAAAGTACTGCAGTAACACCGCGCGTCACCTTTACCAACGCCCAAGGGCTGGTTTGCCGGCAGTACCAGGTAGAAACGGCGCACAACAATACCCAGGCCGTGGCCTGCCGCGGTGCCAATGAATGGCACAAGGTGGCCGCCATGACCACCGAAGCAGCAGAGCCCGGCACCCAATACCAAACCGCAAGCGGCACCAACCCCATCAACCTGGTGGTAGATCAAATGGCGGTTGGCCCGTTTTTAAATCAAACCCAAGAAGCAGACGCCATTGCCAATCAATGGCAGCTAGCGCAATAG
- a CDS encoding RNA polymerase sigma factor, which translates to MHQELTELLPALRRFAYSLTGQMADADDLLQNTVEKLLSKPVPADVPLAKWAFRVCRNQWIDEYRAQKVRHTAAATGELSEGQVIDGAHAVEQEITLERVNRAMDTLPDDQRSILSLVCLQGLAYKDVAEILSIPMGTVMSRLARARAALANAMNAKAQRITA; encoded by the coding sequence ATGCACCAAGAACTTACCGAACTCCTGCCAGCGCTCAGACGCTTCGCCTACTCCCTTACCGGGCAAATGGCCGATGCCGATGACCTGCTGCAAAACACGGTTGAAAAGCTGCTCAGCAAGCCCGTGCCGGCAGATGTTCCACTGGCAAAGTGGGCTTTTAGAGTGTGCCGCAATCAATGGATTGACGAATACCGCGCCCAGAAAGTGCGCCACACCGCAGCCGCAACCGGCGAGCTGAGTGAAGGCCAGGTAATCGACGGCGCCCACGCCGTTGAACAGGAAATCACGCTCGAGCGCGTCAACCGCGCCATGGACACACTGCCAGACGATCAGCGCTCTATTTTATCGCTGGTATGCCTGCAGGGCCTGGCCTACAAAGACGTAGCCGAGATTTTAAGCATCCCCATGGGCACAGTGATGAGCCGCCTGGCCCGGGCCCGGGCCGCACTCGCCAACGCAATGAATGCCAAAGCACAGAGGATTACCGCATGA
- a CDS encoding S8 family serine peptidase, which produces MNVKRTACAASLLTAALLSWQAQAQLVNTEAVTTPLEPLGAPAGLVRERLDQAAEAARDRARIAEAQAREAALDPVTRALANPLAKLPGALPIMGADGTPAFEEVTVEDGWRAVAREWLVWLPDGEQASLVQAGIAELSRQALPALGLTVVRIQVSAELDNRQALEALLPAATHAGLDRNHTYASQRAPSQDLEPATAAPGFQCPVAARVGMVDTAVQADHPAFESVAITHQNFLPEGLAEPLAQQQAHGTAVAGLLVGRRPEGSTQAQARLPGSQLYAASAFYGRSDYSQGATTQSLLQALNWLASERVVAINLSLAGPPNKLLAAAIAGISRQQIAVVAAVGNEGPASPPLYPAAFPGVVGVTAIDQQQAVYRWANQGEQVDFAALGVSVATARAMSSQQTRPWGHETGTSMAAPLVTARLACALAEGKSLAQALDDLQQAAVDLGMPGRDPVFGVGWVQ; this is translated from the coding sequence ATGAATGTAAAACGCACCGCCTGCGCAGCAAGCTTGCTAACTGCCGCACTTTTGTCGTGGCAGGCGCAGGCCCAGCTGGTGAATACCGAGGCCGTGACCACCCCCCTTGAGCCTTTGGGTGCGCCTGCCGGCCTTGTGCGCGAGCGCCTGGATCAGGCCGCCGAGGCTGCCCGTGATCGGGCGCGCATTGCCGAGGCCCAAGCCCGGGAAGCCGCCCTCGACCCGGTTACCCGCGCCCTTGCCAACCCCTTGGCCAAGCTCCCGGGTGCGCTACCTATTATGGGCGCTGATGGCACCCCGGCCTTTGAAGAAGTCACCGTGGAAGACGGCTGGCGGGCTGTTGCGCGCGAGTGGTTGGTGTGGCTGCCCGATGGCGAGCAGGCTTCGCTGGTGCAGGCAGGCATTGCCGAGCTTAGCCGTCAGGCCTTGCCGGCACTGGGTTTGACGGTGGTGCGTATACAGGTAAGCGCAGAGCTGGATAACCGCCAGGCACTGGAAGCCTTGCTGCCAGCGGCAACCCACGCAGGCCTTGATCGCAATCACACCTATGCAAGCCAGCGTGCGCCCAGCCAAGACCTTGAGCCTGCCACAGCCGCGCCTGGCTTTCAGTGCCCGGTGGCGGCGCGCGTGGGCATGGTGGATACCGCGGTACAAGCGGATCACCCTGCCTTTGAATCGGTGGCAATTACCCACCAAAACTTTTTACCCGAAGGTTTGGCCGAACCTCTGGCGCAGCAGCAGGCGCACGGTACAGCGGTGGCGGGTTTGCTAGTAGGGCGGCGGCCAGAGGGCAGCACACAGGCGCAAGCCAGATTGCCTGGCAGCCAGTTGTATGCGGCCTCGGCCTTTTACGGGCGCTCGGATTACTCACAGGGGGCCACAACCCAAAGTTTGCTGCAGGCGCTGAACTGGCTGGCAAGCGAGCGCGTTGTGGCCATTAATTTGTCGCTCGCAGGCCCACCCAACAAATTACTGGCTGCGGCCATTGCCGGTATTTCACGCCAGCAGATAGCGGTGGTGGCGGCGGTGGGTAACGAAGGCCCGGCATCGCCACCCCTATACCCGGCAGCTTTTCCCGGCGTGGTTGGGGTTACGGCAATTGATCAACAGCAGGCGGTGTATCGCTGGGCCAATCAGGGCGAGCAGGTGGATTTTGCGGCGCTAGGTGTTAGTGTCGCCACCGCACGCGCAATGAGCAGCCAACAAACCCGGCCTTGGGGCCATGAAACGGGTACTTCAATGGCGGCACCCTTGGTTACAGCGCGGCTTGCCTGCGCGTTGGCAGAGGGCAAAAGCCTGGCTCAAGCCCTTGACGATTTACAGCAAGCGGCAGTGGATTTGGGCATGCCCGGGCGCGACCCTGTGTTTGGTGTTGGCTGGGTGCAATAG
- a CDS encoding M48 family metallopeptidase — MKYFLKAILAALLLAGAPAFAGVNLEGWQLYKTDGFEIYTDIHEDEAREMLTDFMRIKQVVGDALGVKSDRRLAPFTLYLFDSRKDFLQMGKGPLVAGYYTELSLEPTMVMRQQSKRSSLSTIEVLSHEYLPYLVRAMSGQRFPRWFDEGIAHFYSTLKVKRGEIYLGDVPEDLQWTLQRGGTFNGRLLPVEALLAPKPEHQNIADYTSRLYATSWLLTHYMYLGHLNGFSDKTAQLARYLSLTSSGLGSEEAFNQAFSLSMDELEKELKQYAALKSMSVMGLPFVEPKFKIKHQPIDEAGMAIHIYYLAQARGQQELAQELLDFALEKKHPTALAITTNRKVLAEDYAGALADITAFKKHSSDVREPFALSTMADAMLRIANVQPGLTDLRDDAITLLNQAEKLRPSPYHHFRSMQAHWDQNRHNQSIRSAIQLIKMMPSSAAVNLHVGNYMLKAKHYDYAEHFLQNALNWSHSEWITEEAQRYLDQLNLQKQQAASNAPAAKAKHENTSS; from the coding sequence ATGAAGTATTTTTTAAAAGCCATTTTGGCCGCACTTTTGTTGGCCGGCGCCCCCGCCTTTGCCGGTGTGAACCTTGAAGGCTGGCAGCTGTATAAAACCGACGGGTTTGAGATTTATACCGACATTCACGAAGACGAAGCCCGTGAAATGCTCACCGATTTCATGCGAATCAAGCAGGTCGTCGGTGATGCACTCGGCGTTAAATCCGATAGAAGGCTTGCGCCCTTTACCTTGTATTTGTTTGATAGCCGCAAAGACTTTCTTCAAATGGGCAAGGGCCCGCTAGTTGCAGGTTACTACACAGAACTATCGCTGGAACCCACCATGGTGATGCGCCAGCAGTCAAAGCGCAGCAGCTTAAGCACCATAGAAGTGCTAAGCCATGAATACCTTCCTTATCTGGTAAGGGCCATGAGCGGCCAACGCTTTCCCCGCTGGTTCGACGAAGGCATTGCCCACTTCTACTCCACCCTTAAAGTTAAGCGCGGGGAGATTTACCTGGGTGATGTACCTGAAGACCTCCAGTGGACACTGCAGCGAGGCGGCACTTTTAACGGTCGCCTGCTGCCCGTTGAAGCGCTGTTAGCACCCAAACCCGAACATCAAAATATAGCCGATTACACTAGCAGGCTGTATGCAACCTCATGGCTGCTAACCCACTATATGTATTTGGGCCACCTGAACGGTTTTTCAGATAAAACCGCGCAATTGGCGCGCTATTTAAGCCTGACAAGCAGCGGCCTTGGCTCTGAAGAGGCATTTAATCAGGCCTTCTCCCTGTCTATGGATGAGCTTGAAAAAGAGCTTAAACAGTATGCAGCGCTCAAGAGCATGTCTGTTATGGGGCTGCCCTTTGTGGAGCCAAAATTTAAAATCAAGCATCAGCCCATTGATGAAGCCGGCATGGCCATTCATATTTATTACCTGGCGCAAGCCCGGGGCCAGCAGGAATTGGCGCAAGAACTGCTGGACTTTGCCCTAGAGAAAAAGCACCCAACGGCGCTCGCAATAACAACCAACCGCAAGGTTTTGGCGGAAGACTATGCAGGCGCACTGGCAGATATTACCGCCTTTAAAAAACACAGCAGCGATGTGCGTGAGCCATTTGCCTTAAGCACAATGGCCGATGCCATGTTACGTATCGCAAACGTCCAGCCGGGCCTGACAGATTTGCGTGATGATGCCATTACACTACTTAACCAGGCCGAAAAACTGAGGCCCTCCCCCTACCATCACTTTCGCTCCATGCAGGCGCACTGGGATCAAAACCGGCACAACCAATCCATTCGCTCGGCAATACAGCTGATTAAAATGATGCCTTCCAGCGCTGCAGTAAACCTGCACGTGGGTAACTATATGCTAAAGGCCAAGCATTACGACTACGCAGAACATTTTTTACAAAATGCCCTGAACTGGTCTCACAGCGAGTGGATTACCGAGGAAGCCCAGCGCTATTTAGATCAGCTAAACCTGCAAAAACAACAGGCCGCAAGCAACGCTCCGGCTGCCAAGGCCAAGCACGAAAACACAAGCAGCTAG
- a CDS encoding class I SAM-dependent methyltransferase, with product MHYVIKRVWLQVLALALLVSVPWGVYASSDDVQGVLAAADRSEADRARDQRDKAAELIAWMNIKPGFAIADIFAGGGYWSELFAAAVGPAGKVLVHNNAAYRKFVGPDVGVRFEGEPTAAVIHDREVADLGLGSQRLDLIYMGLSFHDLYFVSEENSWPAIDDAAFIQQLYNALKPGGRLVIVDHHAKAGTGVEAAQNLHRIEKAFVIDRLTTAGFTLHSQSALLENATDDLGISVFDKSVRGKSSRFILAFEKLESKKVEK from the coding sequence ATGCATTACGTAATTAAGCGGGTGTGGCTGCAGGTGTTGGCCTTGGCGTTATTGGTGTCTGTGCCTTGGGGTGTGTATGCAAGCTCCGATGACGTGCAGGGCGTATTGGCCGCGGCAGATCGCTCAGAGGCAGACCGCGCCCGTGATCAGCGCGACAAGGCGGCGGAGTTAATTGCCTGGATGAACATCAAGCCAGGTTTTGCCATTGCCGACATCTTTGCCGGTGGCGGCTACTGGAGCGAGTTGTTTGCAGCGGCCGTCGGGCCCGCCGGTAAGGTGCTGGTGCACAACAATGCAGCCTATCGGAAATTTGTTGGCCCGGATGTGGGCGTGCGTTTTGAAGGTGAGCCCACGGCTGCGGTGATTCACGATCGCGAAGTGGCCGATCTGGGTTTGGGCAGCCAGCGCCTGGATCTCATCTATATGGGTTTAAGCTTTCACGATTTGTATTTTGTGAGTGAAGAAAACAGCTGGCCCGCCATTGATGATGCAGCGTTTATTCAGCAGTTGTACAACGCTCTAAAGCCCGGTGGGCGTTTGGTGATTGTGGATCATCACGCTAAGGCCGGTACTGGTGTGGAAGCCGCGCAGAATTTACACCGAATTGAGAAAGCCTTTGTGATAGACAGGTTAACAACGGCGGGATTCACGCTGCACTCACAGAGTGCATTGCTGGAAAATGCCACAGATGACCTGGGCATCAGCGTGTTTGATAAATCTGTGCGTGGTAAAAGCAGCCGCTTTATTCTGGCTTTTGAAAAGCTAGAAAGTAAGAAAGTAGAAAAGTAA
- the holA gene encoding DNA polymerase III subunit delta, translated as MARLRPEQLAAALKKGLEPIYVISGDEHLLVQEACDALRASARQQGFTERERYQADNQFEWHQLSNAAASMSLFADKKIIELHIPNGKPGTEGGKALQQYAQNPPADNLLLVVLPKLDRNSQKAKWFGALESAGAFVQVWPINAAQLPQWLNARIQQAGLSADRAAVDMLATRVEGNLLAAAQEIEKLKLLAEDGQITAQLLANVVANSARYDVFGLVDRALMGDAQGAVRNLQGLRGEGTEPLAILWALAREIRSLIQVAYGAANGSNFDWACKQAGVWDSRKGLVKNALNRLRPAELDALLRKANGIDRAVKGMRNAEPWDELLDVILHLAGVRSLTPANTRMSLSL; from the coding sequence ATGGCTCGCCTGCGTCCTGAACAATTAGCTGCCGCCCTTAAAAAAGGGCTTGAGCCCATTTACGTCATCAGCGGCGATGAACATCTACTGGTTCAGGAAGCCTGCGACGCCCTGCGCGCTAGCGCGCGCCAACAAGGCTTTACCGAGCGCGAGCGCTACCAGGCCGACAACCAATTTGAATGGCACCAGCTCAGCAACGCCGCGGCCAGCATGTCGCTGTTTGCCGATAAAAAAATCATTGAACTGCACATCCCCAATGGCAAGCCCGGCACCGAGGGCGGCAAGGCGCTGCAGCAATACGCGCAAAATCCGCCGGCAGATAACCTGCTACTTGTGGTACTGCCCAAGCTTGATCGCAATAGCCAGAAAGCCAAATGGTTTGGCGCGCTGGAAAGCGCTGGCGCCTTCGTGCAGGTGTGGCCCATCAACGCAGCCCAGTTGCCCCAGTGGCTCAACGCGCGCATTCAGCAGGCAGGCCTAAGCGCCGATCGCGCAGCCGTTGATATGCTGGCCACCCGCGTAGAAGGCAACCTGTTGGCGGCCGCGCAGGAAATCGAAAAACTCAAACTGCTTGCCGAAGACGGCCAGATTACCGCGCAGCTTTTGGCGAATGTGGTGGCCAACTCGGCGCGCTATGACGTGTTCGGGCTGGTAGATCGCGCGCTCATGGGTGATGCGCAGGGTGCGGTGCGCAACCTGCAAGGTTTACGCGGCGAAGGCACAGAACCTTTGGCCATTCTATGGGCGCTGGCCCGCGAAATCCGCAGCCTGATCCAGGTGGCCTATGGCGCGGCCAACGGCAGCAATTTCGATTGGGCCTGCAAACAGGCAGGCGTGTGGGATAGCCGCAAAGGGCTGGTAAAAAATGCCCTCAACCGCCTGCGACCGGCCGAGTTGGATGCACTGCTGCGCAAAGCCAATGGCATTGATCGCGCAGTAAAAGGCATGCGCAATGCAGAGCCCTGGGATGAGCTCCTGGATGTCATCTTGCACCTGGCGGGCGTGCGCAGCCTCACGCCCGCCAACACCCGCATGAGTTTGAGCCTGTAA
- the lptE gene encoding LPS assembly lipoprotein LptE — translation MKNILVVFCLLLLSACGWHLKGSLKLPADFTHIAIEGASTELHAALAKQLNASGIAIEPNAANARYHLVVSDEKSDRRTAALGSDALAAQYEYTSLAQFEFRNQAGELMGTPDQVQVTRTVNFDSGQVLGAASEAELVKREMTQELASQIIRRLSYLASRTQADTPATEPKGADGSPAS, via the coding sequence ATGAAAAATATTCTGGTTGTATTTTGCCTGTTACTGTTAAGCGCTTGTGGCTGGCACCTGAAAGGCTCACTGAAGCTGCCGGCGGATTTCACCCACATCGCCATTGAAGGCGCAAGCACCGAGCTGCATGCGGCACTGGCCAAACAGTTAAATGCAAGCGGCATTGCCATTGAGCCTAATGCTGCCAACGCCCGCTACCATTTGGTGGTAAGCGATGAAAAAAGTGATCGCCGCACCGCAGCCCTGGGCAGCGATGCCCTGGCCGCCCAATACGAGTACACAAGCCTTGCCCAATTCGAGTTTCGCAATCAGGCAGGTGAGCTGATGGGCACCCCCGATCAGGTGCAGGTAACCCGCACCGTTAACTTCGACAGCGGCCAGGTTTTGGGCGCGGCCAGCGAGGCTGAACTTGTTAAACGTGAAATGACCCAGGAATTGGCGAGCCAGATTATTCGCCGCTTAAGCTACCTGGCCAGCCGCACACAGGCAGACACACCTGCCACCGAACCCAAGGGTGCCGATGGCTCGCCTGCGTCCTGA